One window from the genome of Salisaeta longa DSM 21114 encodes:
- a CDS encoding co-chaperone GroES: MGELLVVGDRILIQPSDGEEQTSGGLVLPETVALQDNVRSGYVVKTGPGYLMPNPEYTEDDSWKPDGSMVRYLPLQAEPGDYAFFLRDKAIELRYNDQEYLIVSHGAVLALVRNPEEEPSDTTLDDLDDLWADE, encoded by the coding sequence ATGGGAGAACTGCTCGTCGTCGGAGATCGCATCCTTATTCAGCCCAGCGATGGGGAAGAACAAACGTCTGGAGGGCTGGTGCTTCCGGAAACGGTTGCGTTGCAGGACAATGTGCGAAGCGGATATGTGGTGAAGACGGGCCCCGGCTATCTGATGCCGAACCCGGAGTACACCGAGGACGATTCGTGGAAGCCTGATGGGAGCATGGTTCGGTACTTGCCGTTGCAGGCGGAGCCTGGTGATTATGCCTTTTTCTTGCGCGACAAGGCGATTGAACTGCGCTACAACGACCAGGAATACCTGATCGTGTCGCACGGGGCGGTGCTGGCCCTGGTGCGCAATCCGGAAGAGGAGCCGTCGGATACAACGCTCGACGACCTCGACGATCTGTGGGCTGACGAGTAG